One genomic region from Leifsonia sp. Root1293 encodes:
- a CDS encoding alpha/beta hydrolase translates to MALMQCSFFSDALGVQTHANVILPQEVSLAGERMPVLYLLHGRSDDETAWLRWTAIERYATEHGIAVVMPNAGRSFYTDQVTGYDYFTFISDELPRVMQGFFPLSAEPEDTFVAGLSMGGYGALKWALNKPHTVAAAASLSGAVDIAARDQDAEWLANHGSIGQAQAKGDDLLALVAATPTDASSLPPLFVWCGTEDALIEENRRFRAAADAAGAHLSYSEGPGGHDWARWDEQIQRVLEWLPVRGR, encoded by the coding sequence ATGGCCCTGATGCAGTGCAGCTTCTTCTCGGATGCGCTCGGCGTGCAGACCCACGCGAACGTGATCCTCCCGCAGGAGGTGAGCCTGGCCGGCGAGCGGATGCCGGTGCTCTACCTCCTGCACGGCCGCTCGGACGACGAGACGGCGTGGCTTCGGTGGACTGCCATCGAGCGGTACGCCACCGAGCACGGCATCGCGGTCGTGATGCCGAACGCCGGGCGCAGCTTCTACACCGACCAGGTCACGGGCTACGACTACTTCACTTTCATCTCAGACGAGCTCCCGCGCGTGATGCAGGGATTCTTCCCCCTTTCAGCGGAGCCTGAGGACACGTTCGTGGCCGGACTCTCGATGGGCGGCTACGGAGCGCTCAAGTGGGCGCTCAACAAGCCGCACACAGTCGCGGCTGCGGCGAGTCTGTCCGGTGCCGTCGACATCGCCGCCCGGGATCAGGATGCCGAGTGGCTGGCGAACCATGGCAGCATCGGGCAGGCGCAGGCCAAGGGTGACGATCTCCTCGCCCTCGTCGCCGCGACGCCGACGGATGCGTCGTCACTGCCGCCGCTCTTCGTCTGGTGCGGCACGGAGGACGCCCTCATCGAGGAGAACCGCCGATTCCGAGCCGCGGCGGATGCGGCAGGGGCGCACCTCAGCTACAGCGAGGGTCCGGGCGGGCATGACTGGGCGCGGTGGGACGAGCAGATCCAGCGGGTGCTGGAGTGGCTGCCGGTGCGCGGGCGCTGA
- a CDS encoding GspE/PulE family protein, whose protein sequence is MAALSEILILHGHLPIEHLDEIMGMDETDEGAVRGLVDRGVINETQLAKARAAQASVPFIELVDYPVDRAAIVLVSAATCRRYEVLPIALAPGRIVLAMTNPGDVFAIDDVREASGLQVVPVVAERSDLLTAIARYHRADDELTDLTNTLEEENAALLTDAFSVSESQDDDAPIVRFVNLLVSQAIEDHASDIHIEPAENSVRVRYRIDGVLHEMQSAPKSIQNGVISRLKIMSDIDIAERRKPQDGRMSVNSGGRKIDLRVATLPTVWGEKVVMRILDNTNTSLDLRDLGLSEANGAIYRESYSKPYGMILVTGPTGSGKSTTLYSTLNQVARTEVNVITVEDPVEYRMAGINQVQVNPKAGLTFASALRSILRSDPDVVLLGEIRDHETAQIAIEASLTGHLVLSTLHTNDAPSAVTRLIEMDIEPFLVGSALDCVVAQRLARRLCERCKHPIYTESRQLAALRFDVDPNGEPIQTFAPTGCSSCSNTGYRGRLALHEIMAVNEEIERLAVARAASSDIARAAQANGMRTLRQDGWLKVQAGLTSVEEIMRVVV, encoded by the coding sequence GTGGCTGCGCTTTCAGAGATCCTCATCCTGCACGGACATCTCCCCATCGAGCATCTCGACGAGATCATGGGGATGGACGAGACCGACGAGGGTGCCGTTCGCGGACTCGTCGATCGCGGCGTCATCAATGAGACGCAGCTCGCCAAGGCGCGCGCGGCGCAGGCGAGCGTTCCGTTCATCGAGCTCGTGGACTACCCGGTCGATCGCGCGGCCATCGTGCTGGTGAGCGCCGCCACCTGCCGGCGCTACGAGGTGCTGCCCATCGCGCTCGCCCCCGGGCGCATCGTGCTCGCCATGACCAACCCGGGCGACGTTTTCGCGATCGACGACGTGCGTGAGGCATCCGGTCTCCAGGTCGTTCCCGTGGTCGCCGAACGCAGCGACCTGCTCACCGCCATCGCGCGCTATCACCGTGCCGATGACGAGCTCACAGACCTCACCAACACGCTCGAGGAGGAGAACGCGGCACTGCTGACGGATGCGTTCTCCGTCTCGGAATCGCAGGACGACGACGCGCCCATCGTGCGCTTCGTCAACCTCCTCGTGAGCCAGGCCATCGAGGACCACGCCTCCGACATCCACATCGAGCCGGCAGAGAACAGCGTGCGGGTGCGCTACCGCATCGACGGCGTGCTGCACGAGATGCAGAGCGCCCCGAAGAGCATCCAGAACGGCGTGATCTCGCGCCTCAAGATCATGAGCGACATCGACATCGCGGAGCGCCGCAAGCCACAGGACGGCCGCATGTCGGTCAACTCCGGCGGCCGAAAGATCGACCTGCGCGTTGCGACCCTTCCCACAGTGTGGGGCGAGAAGGTCGTCATGCGAATCCTCGACAACACCAACACGAGCCTCGACCTGCGCGATCTGGGTCTGAGCGAGGCGAACGGCGCCATCTACCGCGAGTCGTACTCCAAGCCCTACGGCATGATCCTGGTCACAGGGCCGACGGGCTCCGGCAAGTCGACGACCCTGTACTCCACGCTCAACCAGGTCGCCCGCACCGAGGTCAACGTCATCACCGTCGAGGACCCCGTCGAGTACCGCATGGCGGGCATCAACCAGGTGCAGGTGAACCCGAAGGCCGGTCTCACCTTCGCGAGCGCACTGCGCAGCATCCTGCGATCCGACCCCGACGTGGTGCTGCTCGGTGAGATCCGCGACCACGAGACGGCGCAGATCGCCATCGAGGCCTCGCTCACCGGTCACCTCGTGCTCTCGACCCTGCACACGAACGACGCGCCCTCTGCCGTGACCCGCCTCATCGAGATGGACATCGAACCGTTCCTCGTGGGTTCGGCGCTCGACTGCGTGGTCGCCCAGCGACTCGCCCGACGGCTCTGCGAGCGCTGCAAGCACCCGATCTACACCGAGTCCCGCCAGCTGGCCGCCCTGCGCTTCGACGTCGACCCGAACGGTGAGCCCATCCAGACCTTCGCCCCCACCGGATGCTCGAGCTGCTCGAACACCGGCTACCGCGGCCGTCTCGCCCTGCACGAGATCATGGCCGTCAACGAGGAGATCGAGCGGCTGGCCGTCGCCCGTGCAGCGTCCTCCGACATCGCCCGGGCCGCCCAGGCGAACGGGATGCGGACCCTCCGCCAGGACGGCTGGCTCAAGGTGCAGGCAGGCCTCACATCCGTTGAAGAGATCATGCGCGTCGTCGTCTGA
- a CDS encoding acetylxylan esterase, with product MARFDLSLPELERYRPEVSEPDDFDAFWQRTLDEARAFPAEPVVQRVASPLTQVEVHDVTFSGYAGQAVKAWLLLPSGARTRLPAVIEYLGYGGGRGLPHEKLEWAASGYAHLIMDTRGQGSGWGSGGDTPDPAGTGPSSPGFMTRGIQSPDDYYYRRVYTDGARLVDAARTLPQIDPARIAVTGVSQGGGIAVAVAGLADGLVGVLPDVPFLQHFERAVGLTDAFPYQEIVTYLSVHRDLVEQSYRTLSYFDGVNFARRASAPALFSTALHDATCPPSTVFATRNHWAAEAAIEVYPFNEHEGGQGHQWVKQAAWLSARLSAVGAGAV from the coding sequence ATGGCCCGGTTCGACCTCTCCCTGCCCGAGCTCGAGCGCTATCGGCCGGAGGTGAGCGAACCCGACGACTTCGACGCCTTCTGGCAGCGCACCCTCGACGAGGCGCGGGCGTTCCCGGCTGAGCCGGTCGTGCAGCGCGTAGCCTCCCCGCTCACGCAGGTCGAGGTGCACGACGTGACGTTCAGCGGGTACGCCGGACAGGCGGTCAAGGCGTGGCTGCTGCTGCCGAGCGGCGCTCGCACTAGACTGCCGGCCGTAATCGAGTACCTCGGGTACGGCGGCGGGCGCGGCCTGCCGCACGAGAAGCTCGAGTGGGCCGCATCCGGCTACGCGCACCTGATCATGGACACGCGCGGTCAGGGCAGCGGCTGGGGCAGCGGTGGCGACACCCCCGACCCGGCTGGCACGGGCCCCTCATCCCCGGGCTTCATGACCCGGGGCATCCAGAGCCCGGACGACTACTACTACCGTCGCGTCTACACCGACGGTGCGCGGCTCGTCGATGCCGCGCGCACCCTGCCGCAGATCGATCCCGCGCGCATCGCGGTCACCGGAGTGAGCCAGGGCGGCGGCATCGCCGTGGCCGTGGCCGGCCTCGCCGACGGGCTCGTCGGCGTGCTGCCCGACGTGCCCTTCCTGCAGCACTTCGAGCGCGCGGTCGGGCTGACGGATGCCTTCCCCTACCAGGAGATCGTGACGTACCTCTCGGTGCACCGCGATCTGGTGGAGCAGAGCTATCGCACCCTGTCGTACTTCGACGGCGTGAACTTCGCACGCCGGGCGAGCGCCCCGGCATTGTTCTCGACGGCCCTGCACGATGCGACCTGCCCTCCGTCGACCGTCTTCGCCACCCGCAATCACTGGGCGGCGGAAGCGGCCATCGAGGTGTACCCGTTCAACGAGCACGAGGGTGGCCAGGGCCACCAGTGGGTGAAGCAGGCGGCCTGGCTGTCGGCTCGGCTGTCCGCGGTCGGTGCCGGCGCGGTCTGA
- a CDS encoding N-acetylglucosamine kinase: MTSPAPASHTALAIDAGQTGIKVRLDATSGTQQDFEFTGIRTDRPLIPQLAGIVVAVAEETGSDVDVVSFGVSGLTPEQTRPEELLSALKPFRVREVRLTHDSIGAYLGALGASRGAVVASGTGVVTLGVGASTVARVDGWGYLIGDAGSGYSIGRAALDAVMRAYDGRGAETALTAVVQREFPELEEAYIDLQSDDGRVRRIAAYAAVVGELAPTDAVAAGIMTAAGRDLALSALTALRRVGEDANPTASVRGIGGVFRSPELAGAFSGSVREVLPDADIQTGSAHPLDGVALLPSVSLDGPFGPHIAVAGGR; the protein is encoded by the coding sequence GTGACTTCTCCCGCGCCTGCCTCGCACACCGCTCTCGCCATCGACGCCGGCCAGACCGGCATCAAGGTGCGCCTGGACGCTACGTCGGGCACTCAGCAGGACTTCGAGTTCACCGGCATCCGCACCGACCGTCCGCTCATCCCCCAGCTCGCCGGCATCGTCGTGGCCGTGGCCGAGGAGACGGGCAGCGATGTCGACGTCGTGAGCTTCGGCGTCTCGGGACTCACGCCGGAGCAGACCCGTCCCGAGGAACTGTTGTCGGCGCTGAAGCCCTTCCGCGTGCGGGAGGTGCGGCTCACGCATGATTCCATCGGCGCCTACCTCGGAGCCCTCGGAGCGTCACGTGGGGCCGTGGTCGCATCCGGGACCGGCGTCGTCACGCTCGGGGTCGGTGCCTCGACGGTGGCCCGCGTCGACGGATGGGGCTACCTCATCGGCGATGCGGGCAGCGGCTACTCCATCGGCCGGGCGGCCCTCGACGCCGTCATGCGCGCCTATGACGGCCGCGGCGCCGAGACCGCCCTCACCGCGGTGGTGCAGCGCGAGTTCCCCGAGCTCGAGGAGGCGTACATCGATCTGCAGTCCGACGACGGCCGGGTTCGCCGGATCGCCGCATACGCCGCCGTGGTCGGGGAACTGGCCCCGACGGATGCCGTGGCCGCCGGCATCATGACCGCGGCCGGCCGCGACCTGGCGCTCTCCGCACTCACGGCGCTCCGCAGAGTGGGCGAGGACGCCAACCCGACCGCGAGCGTGCGCGGCATCGGAGGAGTGTTCCGCTCCCCGGAGCTCGCGGGCGCCTTCTCCGGGTCGGTTCGCGAGGTGCTGCCCGATGCCGACATCCAGACCGGCTCCGCGCATCCGCTCGACGGCGTCGCGCTCCTTCCCTCCGTCTCCCTCGACGGCCCGTTCGGCCCGCACATCGCGGTGGCCGGCGGGCGCTGA
- a CDS encoding type IV pilus twitching motility protein PilT translates to MTNQNNDLPINPPGISFEDWAALLTGGTGGAAPMSPPPSSAPVPPPAAAGPAAVVPPAASPAAASVPPVQPSQVSPAASDPLAEALEASWRESLRQEALRDASQVQNPEPVVAPVAPAAPLAAPVALPPAAAFAAPAPMPPPVEAAASGAPLAPPAPVGESRRSRRAEIAAEASNPFTDGLEGETDAAPLVAPVVSAGEPALPTVPDFSKTAPLDSGLFNAEVREPDAVTAVLPVVPTEVIDIAPPAAPVAPIAADEHLAAPESASEVSVEEAAAGLAQTPPTPAPAREAARERPEPTASAVTEKSAAREAADRDLVHSLREVVLQGASDLHVTANSAPTIRIHGGLTQLPGPVWTSDKAKQAIYSIMSPAQRQKFERELELDFAYAISENARFRVNIYQQRENVGAAFRLIPTELKTLEELGVPSSVGRFATLPRGLVLITGPTGSGKSTTLAALIDLVNSTRADHIVTVEDPIEFMHNHKKSLVNQREVGHDTHSFAAALKHVLRQDPDVILVGELRDLETISVALTAAETGHLVFATLHTQSAAQTIDRIIDVYPPHQQNQVRAQLAATLKGVVTQTLVKRASGQGRVVATEILITTPAIANLVREGQTFQVPSAMQAGRGHGMHTLDQHLAELANEGKITRDAAFEKSNDRESLKQLISRTETQGGGPSLDGIDFGDAYSSKDPA, encoded by the coding sequence ATGACAAACCAGAACAACGACCTGCCGATCAATCCACCCGGCATCTCGTTCGAGGACTGGGCCGCGCTGCTCACCGGTGGCACCGGGGGAGCGGCACCGATGTCGCCGCCGCCCTCGAGCGCACCCGTGCCGCCGCCGGCCGCTGCCGGCCCCGCCGCCGTCGTGCCGCCCGCCGCGTCACCGGCTGCCGCATCCGTTCCTCCAGTGCAGCCGTCACAGGTCTCGCCGGCGGCCTCGGACCCGCTGGCCGAGGCCCTCGAGGCCTCGTGGCGCGAGAGCCTGCGGCAGGAGGCCCTGCGCGACGCGTCGCAGGTGCAGAACCCCGAGCCCGTCGTCGCGCCCGTCGCCCCAGCGGCACCTCTCGCAGCGCCGGTCGCTCTGCCGCCCGCCGCAGCTTTCGCGGCCCCGGCGCCGATGCCCCCGCCCGTCGAGGCGGCCGCATCCGGTGCGCCGCTGGCCCCGCCCGCTCCTGTCGGTGAGTCGCGGCGCTCTCGCCGTGCCGAGATCGCGGCCGAGGCAAGCAATCCCTTCACCGATGGACTCGAGGGTGAGACGGATGCCGCTCCTCTCGTCGCGCCGGTCGTGTCAGCCGGCGAACCAGCGCTGCCGACCGTCCCCGACTTCTCGAAGACGGCTCCCCTCGACTCCGGGCTCTTCAACGCCGAGGTTCGCGAGCCCGACGCCGTCACCGCGGTGCTTCCGGTGGTGCCGACCGAGGTGATCGACATCGCTCCTCCGGCCGCACCCGTTGCGCCGATCGCCGCCGACGAGCACCTCGCCGCGCCCGAGTCCGCGTCCGAGGTGAGCGTGGAGGAGGCTGCTGCCGGTCTCGCCCAGACACCCCCGACCCCCGCGCCGGCACGCGAGGCGGCACGGGAGCGACCCGAGCCGACTGCATCCGCTGTCACGGAGAAGTCCGCGGCTCGCGAGGCTGCCGACCGTGACCTCGTGCACTCACTGAGGGAGGTCGTGCTGCAAGGAGCATCCGACCTTCACGTCACGGCCAATTCGGCGCCGACCATCCGCATCCATGGTGGCCTCACCCAGCTGCCCGGCCCGGTGTGGACCAGCGACAAGGCGAAGCAGGCGATCTACAGCATCATGTCGCCAGCCCAGCGGCAGAAGTTCGAGCGCGAACTCGAGCTCGACTTCGCCTACGCCATCTCGGAGAACGCCCGCTTCCGAGTGAACATCTACCAGCAGCGCGAGAACGTCGGCGCCGCCTTCCGTCTCATCCCGACCGAACTGAAGACCCTCGAGGAGCTCGGCGTTCCCTCGTCCGTCGGCCGCTTCGCCACGCTCCCGCGTGGGCTCGTGCTCATCACGGGGCCGACGGGTTCCGGAAAGTCGACGACGCTCGCCGCCCTCATCGACCTGGTGAACTCCACCCGTGCCGACCACATCGTGACGGTCGAGGACCCGATCGAGTTCATGCACAACCACAAGAAGTCGCTGGTGAACCAGCGCGAGGTCGGCCACGACACCCACAGCTTCGCGGCCGCCCTCAAGCACGTGCTGCGCCAGGACCCCGACGTCATCCTGGTCGGCGAGCTCCGAGACCTGGAGACCATCTCCGTCGCCCTCACCGCGGCCGAGACCGGTCACCTCGTCTTCGCCACACTGCACACGCAGAGCGCGGCCCAGACCATCGACCGCATCATCGACGTCTACCCGCCGCACCAGCAGAACCAGGTGCGCGCGCAGCTGGCGGCGACCCTCAAGGGCGTGGTCACCCAGACTCTGGTGAAGCGGGCGAGCGGGCAGGGCCGTGTGGTCGCGACCGAGATCCTCATCACCACGCCGGCCATCGCCAACCTCGTGCGCGAGGGGCAGACCTTCCAGGTGCCCTCCGCCATGCAGGCCGGTCGCGGGCACGGAATGCACACCCTCGACCAGCACCTGGCCGAACTCGCGAACGAAGGCAAGATCACGCGGGACGCCGCGTTCGAGAAGTCGAATGATCGCGAGAGCCTCAAGCAGCTGATCTCCCGCACCGAGACGCAGGGCGGCGGTCCCAGCCTCGACGGCATCGACTTCGGCGACGCCTATTCGTCGAAGGATCCCGCCTGA
- a CDS encoding type II secretion system F family protein: MSTVRTFEYKGRDAGGKVVKGKVDAATPSVAVNRMRTMGLSPIEVNESSGGTGLQMEIKMPFGDRVKLKDLAVMSRQMATMVAAGLSLLRTLNILAEQTENKTLAASLKSVRGEIEAGGSLSSGMAKQPTVFPPIMIYLVKAGETGGFLERALESVAASFESDVKLRGTIKSALTYPVAVLCIAIVAMFGMLIFIVPVFENMFKGLGGELPLPTQVLVVLSKQMIWFVPLFAVVAIAFSVWWRRNKHTDRVRGFVDPLKLKLPVFGGLIKKLAVARFTRNLATMLGSGVPILQSLAIVGETSGNKVIEDALDRVSDAVRQGKSISEPMAREDIFPQMLTQMVAVGEDSGSLETMLGKVADFYEEDVQSATEQLTAMIEPLMIVVIGGIIGSMIVALYMPMFSIFEQIK, translated from the coding sequence ATGTCCACCGTCCGTACGTTCGAGTACAAGGGTCGTGACGCCGGCGGCAAGGTGGTCAAGGGCAAGGTGGACGCCGCGACCCCCTCCGTTGCCGTTAACCGGATGCGCACGATGGGCCTCTCGCCGATCGAGGTAAACGAGTCGAGCGGGGGAACAGGTCTCCAGATGGAGATCAAGATGCCCTTCGGCGATCGGGTCAAGCTCAAGGATCTCGCCGTGATGAGCCGTCAGATGGCGACGATGGTCGCGGCCGGCCTGTCGCTGCTGCGAACGCTGAACATCCTTGCCGAGCAGACCGAGAACAAGACGCTCGCTGCGAGCCTCAAGTCGGTGCGTGGCGAGATCGAGGCGGGCGGATCGCTCTCGAGCGGGATGGCGAAGCAACCGACAGTCTTCCCGCCGATCATGATCTACCTCGTGAAGGCCGGCGAGACGGGTGGATTTCTCGAACGTGCTCTGGAGTCCGTCGCTGCGAGTTTCGAATCCGACGTCAAGCTGCGCGGTACCATCAAGTCGGCGCTGACCTACCCCGTGGCGGTTCTCTGCATCGCCATCGTGGCCATGTTCGGCATGCTCATCTTCATCGTTCCCGTGTTCGAGAACATGTTCAAGGGCCTCGGGGGAGAGCTGCCGCTTCCCACGCAGGTTCTCGTCGTGCTCTCGAAGCAGATGATCTGGTTCGTTCCTTTGTTCGCTGTGGTGGCGATCGCATTCAGCGTCTGGTGGCGCAGGAACAAGCACACCGACCGGGTCCGCGGCTTCGTGGACCCGCTGAAGCTGAAGCTGCCGGTCTTCGGCGGCCTCATCAAGAAGCTCGCCGTCGCACGGTTCACTCGCAATCTCGCCACGATGCTCGGTTCCGGCGTTCCGATCCTCCAATCGCTCGCCATCGTCGGGGAGACCTCGGGCAACAAGGTGATAGAGGATGCCCTGGATCGGGTGAGCGACGCGGTGCGTCAGGGAAAGTCGATTTCGGAGCCGATGGCGCGGGAGGACATCTTCCCGCAGATGCTCACCCAGATGGTCGCCGTCGGCGAGGACTCCGGCTCGCTGGAGACGATGCTCGGCAAGGTGGCCGACTTCTACGAGGAGGACGTGCAGTCTGCCACCGAGCAGTTGACGGCCATGATCGAGCCGCTCATGATCGTGGTCATCGGCGGCATCATCGGGTCGATGATCGTCGCGCTCTACATGCCGATGTTCAGCATCTTCGAGCAGATCAAGTAG